Sequence from the Gemmatimonadota bacterium genome:
ACGCGACCTTGAACAGGACAAGGACGAACAACCCGAAGATACCCTTCAGGATCAGTCCCCAGAACGTCTCCGGCAGCGCCAGGATCACGACAATACAGAAGCAGATGAACAGGAGCAGTACGACAGGGAGTAGACGGTTCATTGCGAAAGTATCAGGTCCGGACGGTAGTATCTGGCAGCGTCCAGCTGCAGTCCGGAAACATCGTCAAACCATGATGAACTACTTTCCGCGATGGTCGCGGTCCGGTCCGCCTGATCCAACCAGTCGATGAATTCCCACACGGCCTGAACGTGGATTCCATAGTCTTCGTGCGTGTCGATCCTTCCGATGACCACTTCGTCGTCCGCTATCTCTATCGTAATCCCCGCGTATTGCACGGCCACGATGTAGCCATGGTGGTCGAATACCGGACTGCCGCTCGTCCCACCGGTCAACGCCATGTTGTAATGAACGACACGGCCGGTGTTTTGAGGATCTCGGTCAAACGCGGCATCGTAGAAGGGCCGGAGCGAACTGAGGGTGCCTTCCCGGAAGGTTGCCAGCGGCAGTACGTCATTCTGCAAGGGGGAATAGCCCGGAAAGCCGAGTGATCCCAGAGGCTGGCCGATACGCAATCCTCCGGCCAGATCCCTCGGCAGAAACGCGGGGAGTGCATGGGGCAGTTCTTCTCCGAGGACGATCAACGCCACGTCGGGCGATTCGAGCGTACCGTCGTAATCCGGGTGGGTGAAGTACCGATTCCACGTGTAGGTTTCGCTTTCGCCGACCAGCGTACCGGTCCTGGTGGCGAAGGGCCTTGGATTGCGACTGCGCAGCCTGGGGTCGGACAGCAGCTCGTCGATCCGATCAGCCACGTGCGCGGCGGTCCACAGCCGGTCCGTGTAGTACGCGCGGAAGGCGGTTCCGAGCACCCTGTTGCCGTCGTTCATCATGATGCCGACGGCATAAATCGCGTCGTAGAGGTTACCCTCTTCGATCACGCCCGCCCAGTTGAGCGTCTCCCCCTGCGGGCCGACGGGACCCTGTTCGCCCTGTTCGCCCTGTTCGCCCTGTTCGCCAGGATCGCCCTGCGGTCCGGCCGGGCCCGGACTGCCCGGTGGACCCGTTTCGCCGCGTTCTCCCTGGGGACCGGGAATACCCGGGTCGCCCTGGATGCCTGGTTCGCCCTGGATGCCTGGTTCGCCCTGGATGCCTGGTTCGCCCTGGGATCCCGCGATCCCCTGCGGACCCGAAATGCCTTGAGGCCCCGGTGGACCCTGGACGCCCGCCGGACCGACCGGACCCCGTTCGCCCTGACATGCAACGGCCAGCAGAAACGCCGTCAACAAAAACGCTCTAAGCGACACCCGATTTTCCTTGTTTCGTCCTGGTATACCGGGTTACGGAAGCCACGTTTCCCCGTTCCAGTTCTTGGGGAAGGCCTGGTACTCCGTAGTCTGTGACTGCGAGCCTGCTTCGACGGTATCG
This genomic interval carries:
- a CDS encoding trypsin-like peptidase domain-containing protein, which codes for MSLRAFLLTAFLLAVACQGERGPVGPAGVQGPPGPQGISGPQGIAGSQGEPGIQGEPGIQGEPGIQGDPGIPGPQGERGETGPPGSPGPAGPQGDPGEQGEQGEQGEQGPVGPQGETLNWAGVIEEGNLYDAIYAVGIMMNDGNRVLGTAFRAYYTDRLWTAAHVADRIDELLSDPRLRSRNPRPFATRTGTLVGESETYTWNRYFTHPDYDGTLESPDVALIVLGEELPHALPAFLPRDLAGGLRIGQPLGSLGFPGYSPLQNDVLPLATFREGTLSSLRPFYDAAFDRDPQNTGRVVHYNMALTGGTSGSPVFDHHGYIVAVQYAGITIEIADDEVVIGRIDTHEDYGIHVQAVWEFIDWLDQADRTATIAESSSSWFDDVSGLQLDAARYYRPDLILSQ